From Etheostoma spectabile isolate EspeVRDwgs_2016 chromosome 19, UIUC_Espe_1.0, whole genome shotgun sequence, the proteins below share one genomic window:
- the LOC116707105 gene encoding CD209 antigen-like protein 2 → MTDNVILINQKKTWVDALYYCREHHRDLVSITNLDQQRWVQEKSKKADSPYVWLGLRYTCTLDFWFWVSDEVVSYENWDSQKTGDDCDMSGAMDRGGQHTWFKKNDNEKFNFICSK, encoded by the coding sequence ATCCTGATCAATCAGAAAAAGACCTGGGTGGACGCCTTATATTACTGCAGGGAGCACCACCGGGACCTGGTCTCCATCACCAACCTGGACCAGCAGAGATGGGTCCAAGAGAAATCCAAGAAGGCCGACAGTCCCTACGTCTGGCTGGGACTGCGCTACACCTGCACCCTGGATTTCTGGTTCTGGGTCAGTGACGAGGTGGTCTCCTATGAGAACTGGGACTCACAAAAGACGGGTGATGATTGTGACATGTCTGGAGCCATGGACAGAGGAGGACAACATACGTGGTTCAAAAAGAATGACAATGAGAAGTTTAATTTCATCTGTTCTAAGTAA